The Alistipes megaguti sequence TTCGGAGCTGTCTCTTCCCTGTTGTTCTCCTGTGACAAAGAGGCTCCGGCAGAGTATTATCCGCCCGTGCTGACGGTCGGGTTCGAGGACACGAGCGACTACACGATGTCCAACGACGAAGCCAATCCCGAAGGTGGCGCCGACTCAACCTATGTCCGGATCTTCAAGATCATCAGCGACAACCGCAACGAAGCCGTCGGCGTCGATGTCTATTTCGACCTGCTCTCTCCCGAAACGGAGAAAACCGACACCACGGCCATCAACGACTTCATCCGACTGATGAACCCTATCCTGCTGAAGGACACCGCGCTGCCCGACGGAACCCATCAGAACAGATGGAACGGAAGCCGGGCGCTGATCGACAAGGGAACCCAGCAGACCGCCGTCATGATCCGAACCATCGACAAGGTGATCTCCCAGGAGAAAGAGACCTCCTTCATCCTCTCCATCCTCCCGGACCGCAACGTCCCGACGCGCTACACGGTGGACCCCGACCACAGCCGGAAAAAGATCACGGTGCGCAACAACAAATAACCCACTCTTAGCCTGAAACACTACCATGAGAACGATCATAAGACTATTCCTTTCCGCTTGTCTCTCCCTGGTTGCTGCGGCCCTCTTCGCCCAGCAGGGAAATCAGGTCATTACGGGAACCATCGTGGATGAAAAGGGTGCTCCCGTACTCGGCGCCACGATCATCGCAGACGGAACTACCGCCGGCACCACCAGCGACGCCCAAGGAAAATTCTCCCTCTCGCTGCCCAAAAAGGCAAAAGCCATCACCGTGTCGTATATCGGCATGATCACCAACAACATTCCGATCACCACCGCCACCGACTACAAAATCACCATGCGCGAAGATGCCCAAAGCCTCGATGACGTCATCGTCGTCGGTTACGGCTTCCAGCGCAAAAGCGACCTGACGGGTGCCGTCGCATCGGTCAAGGCAAAGGATATCACCGGACGGATGGTTTCGATCGAACAGGGCCTCCAGGGCCGTATCGCCGGCGTACAGATCACACAGTCGGAGGCCTCGCCCGACGGCGGCCTGAGTATGGTCATCCGCGGTTCGAACTCCGTGATCGGCGGCACCGAACCCCTCTACGTCATCGACGGCATGCCCATCTCCGGCGGAAACTCGATGGTCAAGGGCCCGACCGACACCTTCGGCCCCACGGGTGACCTGCAGACCATGACCCAGCCGGCCAACATGCTCAGCTTCCTCAACCCCTCGGACATCGAATCGATCGAGGTGCTCAAGGATGCCTCGTCGACGGCCATCTACGGTTCCCGCGCCGCAAACGGCGTGGTGCTGATCACCACCAAACGCGGATCGAAAGGATCCACCCGCGTAACGTTCGATGCCTCGATCGAAGTCTCGAACGTCTCCCGGACCTGGGACCTGCTCGACGCCGCCGAGTATGCCGAACAGAAGCAGACGCAACACCTCATCAGCCGCATCCTCGGCGAAAACATGACCTATGAGGAGGCCTTGCGCGACATGCCCTACTCGGGTCGCTACAGCGGCGAACTCAACATGAACTGGACCCCCTCGGACAATGCCGGAGGCGATGGCGCATACAGCCCTACGCCCGAGGACTTCCGAAGCGGAAGAGTCGCCTCGACCGACTGGCAGGACGCCGTGCTCAGAACCGGAATCAGCCAGAAATACTCGCTCTCCATCTCCGGAGGAAACGACCGCGTGAACTACTACGTCGGAGCCGGCATGGACGATATCCAGGGTGTCATCGTAGGATCCGAGTTCAAGCGATACACGATCAACTCCACCCTCGACGCCAAGATCTGGAACTGGCTCAGCGTCACGAACTCCTTCAACGCCGCCTACACGAAGAGCAACCGCTCGCAGACCGGAAACATCCAGTCCGGCGACTCGCGCGGCGTCATGATGGCCGCCGTCATCTACGATCCGACCCAGCTGATCTCCGGAAACCGCTACGAAATCGAGAACGGACTGCTCATCAACAGCGACGACCCCTACACCGCCGCAACCTCCTGCATGGATATCAACACGGTATATACGGCCATGGACAACGTCGCCCTGAACTTCAACCTGGCCAAGGGGCTGAAGGCCAAGATCACCGGAGGTGTCCGCTACTCGCAGAACGTCCGCGACATCTACAACCCGAGAACCTCCAACCGCTACTGGGATGCCGCCGGACAGGGATATGCCCTCTACGGCAACAACACCGACATGTACGTCATCAACGAAAACCTGCTCCTCTACACCAACAGCTTCGGCCGTCACACGATCGACGCCACGGCTGGTTTCACCCAGGAGGCCAGCTGGGGTGACGCACACACCGCTTCGGGCAAGGGTTTCCTGAACGACTACAACCAGTATCACGTACTCGGATCGGCCACCACGTTCTACAACCCCACCTCGGACTACTACAAGACGGGAACGCTCTCCTGGCTCGGACGTATCAACTACAACTACGACGACCGTTATCTGGCCACGGTTTCGTTCCGTGCCGACGGATCCTCGAAGTTCGGAAAAAACAACAAATGGGGCTATTTCCCCTCGGCCGCATTCGCATGGCGTGTCAATCAGGAGCAGTTCATGCAGAACGTGAAGGTCATCTCCAACCTCAAGCTCCGCGCTTCGGTCGGCCAGACCGGTAACCAGGGCATCTCTCCCTATCAGTCGCTCTCGGCCCTCACCCCCGGAACCTATCCCGTCAACGGCAAGCTGGAGAACACCTACCAGCTCGGATGGACCATGCCGAACCCCGACCTGAAGTGGGAAACAACCACGCAATACGACCTGGGACTCGACCTCGGCTTGTTCAACAACCGGCTGACCTTCACGGCCGACTTCTATCTGAAGGACACCGACGACCTGCTGCAGAATATCACGCTGGCCTCCAACACCGGATACTCCTCCGTACTCATGAACGCCGGATCGCTCCGCAACAAGGGTGTCGAACTCTCGCTCACGGGCGTGATCTGCAACCGCGAATTCTACTGGTCGATGACCGGAAACTGGTCCACCAACCGGATCAAGGTCCTCTCGCTCGGCGGCATGGAGAGCTCTCCGGGCCACTACGTCTGGGGCTGGGCAAACTACCCGTTCCCGATCACCGTCGGACACCCGCTGGGCGAAATCTGGGGTTACAAGATCACCAACGTCATGAAGACCTGGGAGCAGCGCAAGAATGCCGCCAAGGACAACCCCAACATGATCTGGGCCGACGACCCCGTCACCGGAGAGAGCACCTATGTCGGACAGTTGGGCGAGTACGACTTCGAGAAGGACGAGAACGGTTACATGAAGAAGACCGTCCTCGGAAACACCAACCCCAAGTTCATCTTCGGTCTGAACTCCACGATGACCTACAAGAACTTCGAACTCTCGTTCTCGCTGGCCGGCGCAATCGGCCAGGACATCCTCAACCTGCAGATGATGCCCGGATTCGAATACACCTACCGCGTGCATGACTACGCCGACGAACGTTGGATCCCCGAAGTCGTCGACCGCAACGGCCGCGTCGTATTCAAGGACAACGGAAAGAACGGCAATATCCTCGAATCGGTCAGCGGAGGCGCCAACTACGGCGAAAACACCTACAGCCAACAGGTCGAGGACGGATCCTGGATCAAGATGAAGAACATCACGCTGGCATACACCTACCGATTCAAGAAGCCCAACTTCTTCATCTCCTCGATCCGACCCTACATCTCGCTGAACAACGTCTTCTGCATCGACAACTACTCGGGCCTCGACCCCGAAGCCAGCGTCTTCG is a genomic window containing:
- a CDS encoding TonB-dependent receptor produces the protein MRTIIRLFLSACLSLVAAALFAQQGNQVITGTIVDEKGAPVLGATIIADGTTAGTTSDAQGKFSLSLPKKAKAITVSYIGMITNNIPITTATDYKITMREDAQSLDDVIVVGYGFQRKSDLTGAVASVKAKDITGRMVSIEQGLQGRIAGVQITQSEASPDGGLSMVIRGSNSVIGGTEPLYVIDGMPISGGNSMVKGPTDTFGPTGDLQTMTQPANMLSFLNPSDIESIEVLKDASSTAIYGSRAANGVVLITTKRGSKGSTRVTFDASIEVSNVSRTWDLLDAAEYAEQKQTQHLISRILGENMTYEEALRDMPYSGRYSGELNMNWTPSDNAGGDGAYSPTPEDFRSGRVASTDWQDAVLRTGISQKYSLSISGGNDRVNYYVGAGMDDIQGVIVGSEFKRYTINSTLDAKIWNWLSVTNSFNAAYTKSNRSQTGNIQSGDSRGVMMAAVIYDPTQLISGNRYEIENGLLINSDDPYTAATSCMDINTVYTAMDNVALNFNLAKGLKAKITGGVRYSQNVRDIYNPRTSNRYWDAAGQGYALYGNNTDMYVINENLLLYTNSFGRHTIDATAGFTQEASWGDAHTASGKGFLNDYNQYHVLGSATTFYNPTSDYYKTGTLSWLGRINYNYDDRYLATVSFRADGSSKFGKNNKWGYFPSAAFAWRVNQEQFMQNVKVISNLKLRASVGQTGNQGISPYQSLSALTPGTYPVNGKLENTYQLGWTMPNPDLKWETTTQYDLGLDLGLFNNRLTFTADFYLKDTDDLLQNITLASNTGYSSVLMNAGSLRNKGVELSLTGVICNREFYWSMTGNWSTNRIKVLSLGGMESSPGHYVWGWANYPFPITVGHPLGEIWGYKITNVMKTWEQRKNAAKDNPNMIWADDPVTGESTYVGQLGEYDFEKDENGYMKKTVLGNTNPKFIFGLNSTMTYKNFELSFSLAGAIGQDILNLQMMPGFEYTYRVHDYADERWIPEVVDRNGRVVFKDNGKNGNILESVSGGANYGENTYSQQVEDGSWIKMKNITLAYTYRFKKPNFFISSIRPYISLNNVFCIDNYSGLDPEASVFGQDPTRRGVAFSEYPMSFTASFGVNLVF